The stretch of DNA GAAAAAACGGGAAAAGGAGTTTGCGGATTGGCTCTCAAAAGTGAAAAACAGCCTTTCGGTCACGGTCTATCCGGAAGCCTTGCCGCAGCGGCCGCGGCGCTGATTCTTTCCACGGCGTTTAGCGCGTCCGGCGCGTGGGCGGATGTTGTGGACAGGATCGTGGCCAATGTCAACGGGGAGATAATCCTTCTTTCCGACGTGCGCTCGCAGATGGCGCTGATGCGCTCTTTCGCGGCGCAGGGGGGCCCGGTCCCGGCGGAAAAGCTCAATGAGGCCGACACCCTCAAGCTGATGATAGACGAGAAGATAATCGCGCATTACGCGAAGGAGAACAACGTCGTCATCAAGGAAAGCGAGGTGGACCAGACCATCGAGCGGATAAAGGGGGAGAACAGGATCACAAGCGAATTCCTCGAGGAGGCGCTCGGCCGCCAGGGGATGACGATGGAGAAATACCGGGAGAAGCTCAAAAGCCAGATGGCCATCCAGCGGATCACGGGGATGGAGATAAGCGGCTCGCAGGTCTCCGACGACGAGGTGCGGGGATATTACAGGCGCAGGTCCGGCGAGTTCCTGGAGCCGGGGCGCGTGCGGATAAGCCATATCGTGACGCTGATTCCAAGGGACGCTGGCCCCGCGAAGCTCGAAGACGCATCTGCCGGGCTTAACAGGATAAAAAAGGAGATCGCCGCCGGAGCGGCCTTCGCGGAAATGGCGAAAAAGAACTCGCAGGACAGCGCGGCGCGCGACGGGGGCGACCTTGGGTGGTTTTCCAAGGGGAAGATGCTGGCGGAGTTTGAGAGCGCGGCCTTTACCATGCGCCCCGGTGAAGTGGCGGGGCCGATCCGCAGCCAGTTCGGCCTGCACCTGATAACAGTGACGGAGCGCGAAGAGCCCAAGCCCCTGCCGTTTGAGAAAGTGGCCG from Nitrospinota bacterium encodes:
- a CDS encoding peptidylprolyl isomerase, whose translation is MALKSEKQPFGHGLSGSLAAAAAALILSTAFSASGAWADVVDRIVANVNGEIILLSDVRSQMALMRSFAAQGGPVPAEKLNEADTLKLMIDEKIIAHYAKENNVVIKESEVDQTIERIKGENRITSEFLEEALGRQGMTMEKYREKLKSQMAIQRITGMEISGSQVSDDEVRGYYRRRSGEFLEPGRVRISHIVTLIPRDAGPAKLEDASAGLNRIKKEIAAGAAFAEMAKKNSQDSAARDGGDLGWFSKGKMLAEFESAAFTMRPGEVAGPIRSQFGLHLITVTEREEPKPLPFEKVADSIRDKLQGESFGKKRNTWLERLRSQAYIEYH